Proteins from one Alkalidesulfovibrio alkalitolerans DSM 16529 genomic window:
- a CDS encoding V-type ATP synthase subunit D — protein MAKIKLTKNELKTQRDALARYRRFLPTLQLKKQSLQLEVRRLAHELKEKKQEEDRTRAEMAAWIKLFAEPFDFSPYVALDGLVISRGNVVGVSIPVLEELRFPARMPDPRETPAWTDEGVRMLRRLIRLRVEREVVREQHLRLAEELRTTTQRVNLFEKVKIPESRENIRRIQIFLGDEQTAAVARAKIAKTKTREREAQL, from the coding sequence ATGGCGAAGATCAAACTGACCAAGAACGAGCTGAAGACGCAGCGCGACGCGCTGGCGCGGTATCGTCGTTTTCTGCCCACGCTGCAGCTCAAGAAGCAGTCGTTGCAGCTCGAGGTGCGGCGGCTTGCGCACGAGCTCAAGGAGAAAAAGCAGGAGGAGGACCGAACGCGAGCCGAAATGGCGGCCTGGATCAAGCTCTTTGCCGAGCCGTTCGATTTCTCGCCATATGTCGCCCTGGACGGACTCGTGATATCTCGGGGGAACGTGGTGGGTGTGAGCATCCCCGTGCTGGAAGAGCTCAGGTTCCCGGCCAGGATGCCCGACCCGCGCGAGACCCCGGCCTGGACCGACGAGGGCGTGCGCATGCTGCGCCGCCTGATCCGGCTGCGCGTGGAGCGCGAGGTGGTGCGCGAGCAACACCTGCGATTGGCCGAGGAATTGCGCACCACCACGCAGCGCGTGAACCTCTTCGAGAAGGTCAAGATTCCCGAAAGTCGGGAGAACATCCGGCGCATCCAGATATTTCTGGGCGACGAGCAGACGGCGGCCGTGGCTCGGGCCAAGATCGCCAAGACCAAGACGCGCGAGCGGGAGGCGCAGCTATGA
- a CDS encoding V-type ATP synthase subunit B has protein sequence MRKVYHRIDNIAGNVIILTATDAAYGELASVTSTRGTSLAQVIRLEGDRVFLQVFAGSRGIATDAQVRFLGRGMEIPFSEHLLGRIFDGAGRPRDRGPEIRDNPVPIGGPPVNPIRRVIPRHMVRTGIPMIDIFNTLVESQKLPIFSSAGEPYNPLLARIALQAEVDIIVLGGMGLKHDDYLFFRDHLEEHGALSRSVLYIHTAAEPTVEALLVPDVSLAVAEQFALDGKRVLVLLTDMTNFADAMKEIAITMEQIPSNRGYPGDLYSQLAARYEKAVDFDGAGSITVLAVTSMPGDDVTHPVPDNTGYITEGQFYLRGGRIEPFGSLSRLKQQVNGKTRPDHRTIMNTMIQLFASYRETLEKQAMGFRMSGWDKKLLKYGKRFENEMMDLSVNLPLEKALDLGWAILADCFTPEETGIQSALIREYWPSKKDAKESSEVDSKDSPEPDSEDGGKRTPSSDAAKTKPEPRDEADDAPEPRKKSGADDEAASSGDSEERPDAHPKSENIQGEKDSKP, from the coding sequence ATGCGTAAGGTCTACCACCGCATCGACAACATCGCGGGCAACGTCATCATTCTCACGGCCACGGACGCGGCCTACGGGGAACTCGCGTCCGTGACCTCCACGCGCGGCACCTCGCTGGCCCAGGTCATCCGTCTGGAGGGCGACCGCGTATTCCTGCAAGTCTTCGCGGGCAGCCGAGGCATCGCCACTGACGCCCAGGTGCGCTTTCTGGGCAGGGGCATGGAAATCCCCTTCTCCGAGCACCTTCTGGGACGGATATTCGACGGCGCGGGCCGCCCGCGCGACCGTGGCCCCGAGATCCGCGACAACCCCGTTCCCATCGGCGGCCCGCCGGTGAACCCCATCCGCCGCGTGATCCCGCGCCACATGGTGCGCACGGGCATCCCCATGATCGACATCTTCAACACCCTGGTGGAGTCGCAGAAACTGCCCATCTTCTCCTCCGCGGGCGAGCCCTACAACCCGCTCCTGGCGCGCATCGCGCTGCAGGCCGAGGTGGACATCATCGTTCTGGGCGGCATGGGGCTCAAGCACGACGACTACCTTTTCTTCCGCGACCACCTGGAGGAGCACGGCGCACTCTCGCGCTCGGTGCTCTACATCCACACCGCGGCCGAGCCCACGGTCGAGGCGCTGCTCGTGCCCGACGTCTCGCTGGCCGTGGCCGAGCAGTTCGCCCTGGACGGCAAGCGGGTGCTGGTGCTGCTCACGGACATGACCAACTTCGCGGACGCCATGAAGGAGATCGCCATCACCATGGAGCAGATCCCCTCCAACCGAGGCTATCCGGGCGATCTCTACTCGCAGCTCGCGGCGCGCTACGAAAAGGCCGTGGATTTCGACGGCGCGGGCTCCATCACGGTCCTGGCCGTGACCTCCATGCCCGGCGACGACGTGACCCACCCCGTGCCGGACAACACGGGCTACATCACCGAGGGCCAGTTCTACCTGCGCGGCGGGCGCATCGAGCCCTTCGGCTCGCTCTCGCGCCTCAAGCAGCAGGTCAACGGCAAGACGCGCCCGGACCACCGCACGATCATGAACACCATGATTCAGCTTTTCGCCTCCTACCGGGAAACGCTGGAAAAGCAGGCCATGGGCTTTCGCATGAGCGGCTGGGACAAGAAGCTGCTCAAGTACGGCAAACGCTTCGAGAACGAGATGATGGACCTCTCGGTGAACCTGCCGCTGGAAAAAGCCCTGGACCTGGGCTGGGCCATCCTGGCGGACTGCTTCACGCCGGAGGAGACGGGCATCCAGTCCGCGCTGATCCGCGAATACTGGCCGTCAAAAAAGGACGCCAAGGAGTCTTCCGAGGTCGATTCCAAGGACTCTCCCGAACCCGACTCCGAGGACGGTGGCAAGAGAACACCCTCTTCGGATGCAGCCAAAACCAAGCCCGAGCCCAGGGACGAGGCCGACGACGCGCCCGAGCCGCGAAAAAAATCCGGCGCTGACGATGAAGCGGCCTCCTCCGGGGACTCCGAAGAGCGACCCGACGCACACCCCAAAAGCGAGAACATCCAAGGAGAGAAAGACTCCAAACCATGA
- a CDS encoding V-type ATP synthase subunit A yields MSENVGRVMGVNGNLLTVEFSHPVFQNEMAYAEVGEERLKAEVIRVRGRYADLQVFEDTKGLRIGDRVHFSGELLSVQLGPGLLTRVYDGLQNPLAELAEQSGFFLKRGLYLDALDMKREWDFTPSVKEGDEVAAGHFLGHVPEGIFEHRIMVPFGLAGQWTVKEIAPEGAYNVTERIALLTDAKGNEREVTMMQHWPVKIPIKAYVERLRPKKPLVTKVRIIDTICPVAVGGVYCTPGPFGAGKTVLQQITSRHADVDVVVICACGERAGEVVETIREFPKLTDPRTGKSLMERTCIICNTSSMPVAAREASVYTAVTIAEYYRQMGLNVLLLADSTSRWAQALREMSGRLEEIPGEEAFPAYLESVIASFYERGGIVRLHNGSTGSVTIGGTVSPAGGNFEEPVTQATLKVVGAFHGLSRVRSDARRYPAVDPLDSWSKYDPVVPREQVALAERLLRQSAEVAQMMKVVGEEGTSMEDFVIHLKGEYLDAVYLQQDAFDEVDGATSADRQRHVFARLHDILETEMDFSDKNEARAFFQRLIQATRDWNRAAMDTDEFAELESKVRGMVSEAARYA; encoded by the coding sequence ATGAGCGAGAATGTTGGGCGGGTGATGGGCGTCAACGGCAATCTCCTGACCGTGGAGTTCAGCCACCCGGTCTTCCAGAACGAGATGGCCTATGCCGAGGTCGGCGAAGAACGCCTGAAAGCCGAGGTCATCCGGGTGCGCGGCCGCTACGCCGATCTGCAGGTCTTCGAAGACACCAAGGGGCTCAGGATCGGCGACCGCGTCCATTTCAGCGGCGAACTGCTCTCGGTGCAGCTTGGCCCCGGCCTTTTGACCCGCGTCTACGACGGACTGCAGAACCCGCTGGCCGAGTTGGCCGAGCAGTCGGGCTTCTTCCTCAAACGCGGCCTGTATCTCGACGCTTTGGACATGAAGCGCGAGTGGGATTTCACGCCTTCTGTCAAGGAAGGCGACGAGGTGGCAGCCGGGCACTTCCTGGGCCACGTGCCGGAAGGCATCTTCGAGCACCGCATCATGGTTCCCTTCGGCCTGGCCGGACAATGGACGGTCAAGGAGATCGCTCCCGAGGGAGCATACAACGTGACCGAGCGCATCGCCCTTTTGACCGACGCCAAGGGCAACGAGCGCGAAGTGACCATGATGCAGCACTGGCCGGTGAAGATTCCCATCAAGGCCTACGTCGAGCGGTTGCGTCCCAAGAAGCCGCTGGTCACCAAGGTGCGCATCATCGACACCATCTGCCCCGTGGCCGTGGGCGGCGTCTACTGCACGCCCGGCCCCTTCGGCGCGGGCAAGACCGTTTTGCAGCAGATCACCTCGCGCCACGCCGACGTGGACGTGGTCGTCATCTGTGCTTGCGGTGAACGCGCGGGCGAGGTCGTGGAGACCATCCGCGAATTCCCCAAGCTCACGGACCCGCGCACGGGCAAGAGCCTCATGGAGCGCACCTGCATCATCTGCAACACCTCGTCCATGCCCGTGGCCGCGCGCGAGGCGAGCGTCTACACGGCCGTGACCATCGCCGAGTACTACCGCCAAATGGGCCTGAATGTGCTGCTCCTGGCGGATTCCACCTCGCGCTGGGCCCAGGCGCTGCGCGAGATGTCGGGCCGTCTTGAAGAAATCCCCGGCGAGGAGGCCTTCCCGGCCTACCTGGAGTCGGTCATCGCGAGCTTCTACGAGCGCGGCGGCATCGTGCGCCTGCACAACGGCTCCACCGGCTCGGTGACCATCGGCGGCACGGTGAGCCCGGCGGGCGGCAACTTCGAGGAGCCCGTGACCCAGGCCACGCTGAAGGTCGTGGGCGCGTTCCATGGGCTCTCGCGCGTCCGTTCGGACGCACGGCGCTACCCGGCCGTGGACCCCCTGGACTCGTGGTCCAAGTACGACCCCGTGGTGCCGCGCGAACAGGTGGCCCTGGCCGAACGACTTTTACGGCAAAGCGCCGAGGTGGCCCAGATGATGAAGGTCGTGGGCGAGGAAGGCACCTCCATGGAAGATTTCGTGATCCACCTCAAGGGCGAATATCTCGACGCGGTCTATCTGCAGCAGGACGCCTTCGACGAGGTGGACGGCGCGACCTCGGCCGACCGGCAGCGCCACGTCTTCGCCCGGCTTCACGACATCCTGGAGACGGAGATGGACTTTTCCGACAAGAACGAGGCGCGGGCCTTTTTCCAGCGCCTGATCCAGGCCACGCGCGACTGGAACCGCGCGGCCATGGACACGGACGAATTCGCGGAACTCGAATCGAAGGTGCGGGGCATGGTCTCGGAGGCGGCCCGCTATGCGTAA
- a CDS encoding DUF2764 family protein: protein MNHYYLVASLPTLTFGEKPPFTLDRFRSMVHGVLTPEEERDLALVLDGRDGGSDAFVDEWREASKGIELAVVKGRIARACRLGEDCLQEAGVVAGYAGQRVEAAFEMETPLETELEIDRVRWLVLDELTRLAPFAFKQILAYAVRLSILERWAAMREEEGFSRVEEFVDTAGETTRAHDAFATHETRTDA, encoded by the coding sequence GTGAACCATTACTACCTCGTGGCCTCGTTGCCGACGCTCACCTTCGGCGAGAAGCCGCCCTTCACGCTCGATCGCTTCCGTTCCATGGTGCACGGCGTGCTCACTCCCGAGGAGGAACGCGATCTCGCCCTCGTGCTCGACGGCCGGGACGGCGGAAGCGACGCTTTCGTGGACGAGTGGCGCGAGGCGTCCAAGGGCATCGAACTGGCCGTGGTCAAAGGGCGCATCGCCCGCGCCTGCCGTCTGGGCGAGGATTGTCTCCAGGAGGCGGGCGTGGTGGCCGGATACGCAGGCCAGCGGGTGGAGGCGGCCTTTGAAATGGAAACGCCGCTGGAGACGGAGCTTGAGATCGACCGCGTGCGCTGGCTCGTGCTCGATGAACTGACGCGGCTTGCTCCCTTCGCCTTCAAGCAGATCCTGGCCTATGCGGTCAGGCTCTCCATCCTGGAACGCTGGGCTGCCATGCGCGAAGAGGAAGGCTTTTCACGGGTCGAAGAATTCGTGGACACTGCGGGCGAGACGACCCGGGCGCACGATGCCTTCGCCACGCACGAAACGAGGACGGACGCATGA
- a CDS encoding 6-hydroxymethylpterin diphosphokinase MptE-like protein, with protein sequence MAGLKFTIDEIPPPGEGPAPHVVCLGAPSLGLPGDASRLTLLDPGSEESMIEAISLNPALFAHGLVVCTSSKAFARHPREVVRLQKLLAFLHTKFVAYPKGSAKIPDPLNLRDENQTHEYSHELNRLRNMPLLLDAPLAEKLAATRIGLPALICMPGPSLAGLGPCVRDIAKGHLVIAIARTLPFLRVHGVTPDIVVQLDTYPGQRHFYAPGDDFSRSVLISLSLAPVSAIAARFHRVFFMESFDLAALPNPYRMRESWLSSLLSCLGAAETVHAPRVLMAGCDLSFRGNDVYCTADTPDAPASCPAAEPHDGPVEIHGSEAVLADNAGRRVRTRLGYLATAVEAELFAADIARTAGTAFFNLSREGILSPEVFPFLSPEDAAGAPAIDREAFLGAARSAYARKERVDFEGLFREFDAGTRRAALDRAIMSCLKVAANEDAVTGNPYFRYVRSQPLLAKGASRDDLLDAARRLTEKLHDACELARAAAAMHLAHTRRQPVPVLCLGEEEAELSARLSRFRPNFEWRFVGLRDFGASRPAPSGGALELKNLGVWLSRQAVALVSRGAREEYGYAYTILERPNVVLAESLPLP encoded by the coding sequence ATGGCCGGACTGAAATTCACCATCGACGAGATCCCTCCGCCCGGAGAAGGCCCCGCGCCGCACGTCGTCTGCCTGGGCGCGCCCTCCCTCGGGCTGCCGGGCGACGCCTCGCGCCTGACCCTGCTCGATCCGGGCAGCGAGGAATCCATGATCGAGGCGATTTCCCTGAACCCGGCCCTGTTCGCCCACGGGCTGGTGGTCTGCACCTCCTCCAAGGCCTTTGCGCGTCATCCCCGCGAGGTCGTGAGGCTGCAAAAGCTCCTGGCCTTCCTCCACACCAAGTTCGTGGCCTATCCCAAGGGCTCGGCCAAGATTCCGGACCCCCTGAACCTGCGCGACGAAAACCAGACGCACGAGTACAGCCACGAACTGAACCGGCTGCGCAACATGCCGCTGCTGCTCGACGCGCCGTTGGCCGAAAAGCTGGCTGCGACCAGGATCGGCCTGCCCGCCCTGATCTGCATGCCCGGCCCCTCCCTGGCCGGGCTGGGGCCATGCGTCAGAGACATCGCCAAGGGCCACCTGGTCATCGCCATCGCCCGCACCCTGCCCTTCCTGCGCGTCCATGGCGTGACGCCCGACATCGTGGTCCAACTGGACACCTATCCGGGGCAACGCCACTTTTACGCTCCTGGCGACGACTTTTCACGCAGCGTGCTCATCTCCCTGAGTCTGGCCCCGGTGAGCGCCATCGCCGCGCGCTTTCACCGCGTCTTTTTCATGGAATCCTTCGACCTCGCCGCGCTGCCCAACCCCTACCGGATGCGCGAATCCTGGCTCAGTTCACTCCTCTCCTGCCTGGGCGCGGCCGAAACCGTTCACGCGCCGCGCGTTCTCATGGCGGGCTGCGACCTCTCCTTCCGGGGAAACGACGTCTACTGCACCGCCGACACGCCGGACGCCCCCGCCTCCTGTCCGGCCGCCGAGCCACACGATGGTCCGGTGGAGATCCACGGCAGCGAAGCCGTCCTGGCGGACAACGCGGGCCGCAGGGTACGCACCCGGCTGGGCTATCTGGCCACGGCCGTGGAGGCCGAACTCTTCGCCGCGGACATCGCCCGGACCGCGGGCACGGCCTTCTTCAACCTGAGCCGGGAAGGCATCCTTTCGCCCGAGGTCTTTCCCTTCCTTTCCCCTGAAGATGCGGCGGGCGCCCCGGCCATCGATCGCGAGGCATTCCTCGGCGCGGCGCGAAGCGCCTACGCACGCAAAGAGCGCGTGGATTTCGAGGGACTGTTCAGGGAATTCGACGCCGGGACCAGACGCGCGGCCCTGGACAGAGCCATCATGAGCTGTCTGAAGGTGGCCGCGAACGAGGACGCCGTCACCGGCAATCCATACTTCCGCTATGTGCGCTCGCAGCCTCTGCTGGCCAAGGGCGCAAGCAGGGACGACCTCCTGGACGCCGCCCGCCGCCTGACCGAAAAGCTCCACGACGCCTGTGAGCTGGCCCGGGCTGCCGCGGCCATGCACCTGGCCCACACCAGACGCCAGCCTGTGCCGGTCCTGTGCCTGGGCGAGGAGGAGGCCGAGCTTTCGGCCCGGCTGTCCCGCTTCCGCCCGAACTTCGAGTGGCGCTTCGTGGGATTGCGCGACTTTGGCGCCTCGCGGCCCGCGCCAAGCGGCGGCGCGCTCGAACTCAAGAACCTCGGGGTCTGGCTTTCCCGGCAGGCGGTGGCCCTCGTCTCGCGCGGCGCGCGCGAGGAGTACGGCTACGCCTACACGATCCTCGAACGGCCGAACGTGGTTCTGGCCGAAAGCCTGCCTTTGCCCTAG
- the gmd gene encoding GDP-mannose 4,6-dehydratase, whose translation MRKVALITGVTGQDGSYLAELLLGKGYEVHGLKRRASLFNTERVEHLYQDPHEAERRFILHYGDMTDATNLIRVVQEVQPDEIYNLAAQSHVAVSFETPEYTADSTALGPLRLLEAIRILRLEKKTRFYQASTSELFGNSGMDRQSEMTPFSPRSPYAAAKLYAYWITVNYREAYGMYACNGILFNHESPRRGETFVTRKITRGLTRIAAGIESTIWLGNLDARRDWGHAADFTEMMWLMLQQDEPDDYVIATGTSYSVRDFVEIAGRKLGMAVHWQGKGVDEIGIDTVTGNVVVRIDPRYYRPTEVNSLTGEVEKARKKLGWVPKTSFEAMVEEMVASDLEKARLEVLCRENGHGVQPGCRGEG comes from the coding sequence ATGCGTAAGGTAGCGTTGATCACCGGCGTGACCGGTCAGGACGGGTCGTACTTGGCCGAACTGTTGCTGGGCAAAGGCTATGAGGTTCATGGTCTGAAGCGCAGGGCGTCCTTGTTCAACACCGAGCGGGTGGAGCATCTGTATCAGGACCCTCATGAGGCCGAGCGCCGTTTCATTCTCCACTATGGCGACATGACCGACGCCACCAATCTGATCCGCGTGGTTCAGGAAGTGCAGCCGGACGAAATCTACAATCTGGCGGCTCAGAGCCATGTGGCGGTTTCGTTCGAGACGCCGGAATACACGGCCGACTCGACGGCCTTGGGGCCTTTGCGCCTCCTGGAGGCCATCCGCATTCTCCGATTGGAGAAGAAGACCCGGTTCTATCAGGCCTCTACCTCCGAACTGTTCGGTAATTCCGGCATGGACAGGCAAAGTGAGATGACGCCGTTCAGTCCCCGCTCTCCCTATGCCGCCGCCAAGCTCTATGCCTACTGGATCACCGTCAACTACCGGGAAGCGTACGGCATGTACGCGTGCAACGGCATCCTCTTCAACCATGAGTCTCCCCGCAGGGGAGAGACGTTCGTCACTCGCAAGATCACCCGCGGCCTGACGCGGATAGCGGCGGGCATCGAATCGACGATCTGGCTCGGAAACCTCGACGCCCGGCGCGACTGGGGCCATGCCGCGGATTTCACCGAGATGATGTGGCTGATGCTGCAGCAGGATGAACCCGATGACTATGTGATTGCTACCGGGACAAGCTATTCCGTACGTGATTTCGTGGAGATCGCGGGTCGGAAGCTCGGCATGGCGGTGCACTGGCAGGGCAAAGGGGTGGATGAGATCGGCATCGACACCGTGACCGGCAACGTGGTGGTGCGCATCGATCCCAGATATTACCGCCCCACCGAGGTAAACAGCCTGACCGGCGAGGTGGAGAAGGCCAGGAAAAAGCTGGGCTGGGTTCCGAAGACGTCCTTTGAGGCCATGGTGGAGGAGATGGTCGCCTCGGACTTGGAGAAAGCCAGGCTGGAAGTGCTGTGCAGGGAAAATGGCCACGGCGTCCAGCCCGGATGCCGGGGGGAAGGATGA
- a CDS encoding GDP-L-fucose synthase family protein, with the protein MNPGARIYVAGHGGLVGSALVRRLNAEGCGNLILRTRAALDLTSQSDVRRFFEQERPEYVFLAAAKVGGIHANSRYPADFIRDNLLIQTNVIDAAWQSGVRKFLFLGSSCIYPRDARQPISEDALLTGPLEATNEWYAVAKIAGIKLCQGLRRQYGFDAICAMPTNLYGPGDNFHPENSHVVPGLMRRFHEARLAGAAEVEVWGTGTPLREFLHVDDLADALVFLMDNYSDESIINVGSQAEVSIRELAEAIGRVVGFEGAIRFVRPEMDGTPRKLTDSRRLKAMGWKPRRALEQGLAETYRWYCHAIGQREGS; encoded by the coding sequence ATGAATCCGGGCGCACGAATCTATGTCGCGGGCCACGGGGGGCTTGTGGGTTCGGCCCTCGTGCGGCGGCTGAATGCCGAAGGGTGCGGAAATCTGATTCTGCGCACCCGCGCCGCGTTGGACCTGACCAGCCAGTCCGATGTCCGTCGATTTTTTGAGCAGGAGCGCCCCGAGTACGTCTTCCTGGCTGCGGCCAAAGTCGGCGGCATTCATGCCAACAGCCGGTATCCGGCTGACTTCATTCGCGACAATCTGCTGATCCAGACCAATGTCATCGACGCGGCCTGGCAATCCGGGGTGCGCAAATTTTTGTTCCTTGGCTCGTCCTGTATCTATCCGCGCGATGCGAGGCAGCCCATTTCGGAAGACGCCTTGTTGACCGGGCCGCTGGAAGCGACGAACGAGTGGTACGCCGTTGCCAAAATAGCGGGGATCAAGCTTTGCCAGGGGCTTCGGAGACAATATGGGTTTGACGCCATTTGCGCCATGCCGACGAATCTCTACGGCCCGGGCGACAATTTTCATCCGGAGAATTCCCACGTGGTTCCCGGTCTCATGCGCCGCTTCCATGAAGCGAGGCTTGCGGGAGCCGCCGAGGTCGAGGTCTGGGGAACCGGAACTCCGCTCAGGGAATTCCTCCATGTAGACGACTTGGCGGACGCCTTGGTTTTTCTCATGGACAACTATTCGGACGAATCCATCATCAACGTGGGCTCCCAAGCCGAGGTCTCTATTCGGGAACTGGCGGAAGCCATCGGTCGCGTTGTCGGATTCGAGGGGGCCATCCGGTTCGTGCGGCCGGAGATGGACGGCACGCCGCGCAAGTTGACTGACAGTCGCAGGCTGAAGGCCATGGGTTGGAAACCGAGGCGCGCCTTGGAGCAAGGATTGGCAGAAACCTATCGGTGGTATTGTCATGCCATTGGGCAACGGGAAGGATCATGA
- a CDS encoding glycosyltransferase — MSNAPRISAIVPTYNQAEYLWACLDSIWFQDYPDIEIIVVADPSPDNTSGLLAEYVRAVASDTVSHAARLEDDGTISRCVYPRYRAAGRTLIVQENETRLGHTPSYNKGFEMASGEYCTYVASDDICHPQMFSEMAAYLDRDEADFVYSDMFVVDDDMRVLREFRLPDYSFEDCFCDWYLCGVSKLYRRSLHERFGYFDNAYTANDHECFLRFALNGARFKHVPKVLYSVRSHDQRGRDVHGEESWKKLLAESSSLVRVAREHRKD, encoded by the coding sequence ATGAGCAACGCGCCCAGGATTTCAGCAATAGTGCCCACCTACAATCAGGCCGAATACCTGTGGGCGTGCCTCGATTCCATATGGTTCCAGGATTATCCGGACATCGAGATCATCGTGGTGGCGGACCCGTCGCCCGACAACACATCCGGGCTGCTCGCCGAATACGTGCGCGCCGTTGCGTCCGACACGGTGTCGCATGCCGCGCGGCTCGAGGACGACGGAACCATATCCCGCTGCGTGTATCCCCGCTATCGGGCTGCGGGCCGTACCCTGATCGTTCAGGAGAACGAGACCCGCCTCGGCCACACGCCGTCCTACAACAAGGGATTCGAGATGGCGTCCGGCGAATACTGCACTTACGTCGCCTCGGACGACATCTGCCATCCCCAGATGTTTTCCGAGATGGCGGCGTACCTCGACCGCGACGAGGCGGATTTCGTTTATTCGGACATGTTCGTGGTGGATGACGACATGCGCGTCCTGCGCGAATTCCGTCTGCCAGATTACAGTTTCGAGGATTGCTTCTGCGACTGGTACCTGTGCGGGGTGTCCAAGCTCTACCGCCGCTCGCTGCATGAGCGGTTCGGCTATTTCGACAATGCCTACACGGCAAACGACCACGAATGCTTTCTGCGTTTCGCCTTGAACGGGGCGCGCTTCAAGCATGTTCCCAAGGTGCTCTATTCCGTCCGGAGCCATGATCAGCGGGGGCGGGACGTGCATGGCGAAGAATCGTGGAAGAAGTTGCTGGCGGAATCCTCGTCCCTGGTGAGGGTTGCGCGGGAACACCGGAAGGACTGA